One genomic segment of Gammaproteobacteria bacterium includes these proteins:
- a CDS encoding M48 family metallopeptidase, with the protein MNNFTLVFICSVLIALFVQIWLSMRHLRHMQHHKNSVPDAFKQEITLEAHQKAAEYTATKTRFEIFELTLAALLLLAWTLGGGLEFLDQQVQHLGLNQIVSGVIFILAASILMTVIDLPSNVYQTFKIEQRFGFNRTTPGLFLSDFAKQLLLSLLLGLPLLWVILWLMDNAGSLWWLYAWAVWLSFTLVMMWLYPAVIAPLFNKFTPLEDKALRQRIEQLLERNGFQSNGIFVMDGSTRSSHGNAYFTGLGGNKRIVFFDTLLKSLNHDQIEAVLAHELGHFKHRHVTKRLVTMAISSLLGLALLGWLMQQPWFFHGLGVSTPSTYAALMLFMLTLPSFTFFMAPISSLMMRKHEFEADAFAAQQCEPKHLIDALVALYKDNASTLTPDPLYAGFHYSHPPAAIRIQHLKASAK; encoded by the coding sequence ATGAATAACTTCACTCTTGTCTTTATATGCAGCGTATTGATCGCCCTCTTTGTACAAATTTGGCTCTCAATGCGCCACTTGCGCCATATGCAACACCACAAAAATAGTGTGCCCGATGCCTTCAAACAAGAGATCACCCTCGAAGCGCATCAAAAAGCCGCTGAATACACCGCCACCAAGACCCGTTTCGAGATATTTGAACTCACACTGGCCGCACTGCTGCTATTGGCATGGACACTGGGCGGTGGGTTGGAGTTTCTTGACCAGCAGGTGCAACACCTAGGACTGAATCAAATCGTGAGTGGTGTCATTTTTATACTGGCTGCCTCAATACTAATGACAGTGATTGACCTGCCCAGCAACGTCTACCAAACATTTAAAATAGAGCAACGCTTCGGCTTCAACCGGACAACACCCGGACTGTTTTTATCCGACTTTGCCAAACAGTTACTCCTATCGCTGCTACTGGGGCTACCTCTACTCTGGGTAATACTCTGGTTGATGGACAACGCGGGCAGCCTATGGTGGCTCTATGCTTGGGCCGTTTGGTTGAGTTTTACACTGGTGATGATGTGGCTATATCCTGCCGTGATCGCCCCCCTGTTCAATAAATTCACACCGTTGGAAGATAAGGCACTGCGTCAGCGTATCGAACAGTTACTTGAGCGCAACGGCTTTCAAAGTAATGGTATTTTTGTAATGGATGGTTCCACTCGCTCCAGTCACGGCAACGCCTACTTCACCGGACTGGGGGGTAACAAGCGTATCGTCTTTTTCGATACCCTTCTGAAAAGCCTTAATCATGATCAAATTGAGGCCGTTTTAGCACATGAATTGGGGCACTTCAAACATCGCCACGTCACAAAGCGGCTCGTTACAATGGCGATCTCCTCACTTCTCGGGTTAGCCCTGTTAGGCTGGCTGATGCAGCAGCCCTGGTTTTTCCATGGGCTGGGAGTATCGACACCCTCGACCTATGCTGCATTAATGCTGTTTATGTTGACACTGCCAAGCTTCACCTTCTTTATGGCACCCATTTCATCATTAATGATGCGTAAGCACGAATTTGAAGCCGATGCTTTTGCCGCACAACAGTGTGAACCCAAACACCTGATTGACGCACTGGTTGCACTCTACAAAGATAACGCCAGCACACTGACCCCAGACCCTCTCTACGCCGGGTTCCACTACTCACATCCACCCGCTGCGATTCGCATCCAGCATTTGAAGGCGTCAGCCAAATAA